The Gemmatimonadota bacterium genomic sequence CTACAACTTCCCGCCCTTCTCGACCGGCGAGGCGAAGCCCATCCGGGGCACGTCGCGGCGCGAGGTCGGCCACGGCATCCTGGCGGAGCGGGCCATCCAGCCGCTGCTGCCGGCGTACGAGGACTTCCCCTACACGATCCGCATCGTGAGCGAGGTGCTGGAGTCCAACGGCTCGAGCTCGATGGCGTCGGTATGCGCCGCGTCGCTCTCGCTTATGGACGCCGGCGTGCCCATCAAGGCGGCGTGCGGCGGCATCGCCATGGGGCTGGTCAAGGAAGGCGACAAGGTCGCGGTCCTGACCGACATCCTGGGCGTGGAGGACGCGCTCGGGGACATGGACTTCAAGGTGGCGGGCACGCGCGAGGGCGTGACCTCGATCCAGATGGACATCAAGATCGAGGGCCTTACGCTGGACATCATGAAGGAGGCGCTCCAGCGCGCCAACCGCGCCCGGCTGTACATCCTGGACGAGATGGAGAAGGCGATCTCCACGCACCGCGACGAGCTGCACGAGCACGCGCCGCGGATCATCACGGTGAAGATCAACCCCGAGAAGATCGGCGACCTGATCGGCCCCAAGGGCAAGACGATCCGCTCCATCCAGGAGCAGACGGGCGCCGAGTTGAACGTGGAAGACGACGGCACGGTGACGATATCGAGCCCCGGCGGTGTGGGCGGCGAGCGCGCCCGCGAGATGGTATCGGCCATTACCCAGGAGCCCGAGGTGGGCCTGATCTACGAGGGCGTGGTCAAGAACACGACGGCCTTCGGGGCGTTCGTGGAGATCATCCCGGGCACCGAGGGCCTGTGCCACATCTCGGAGCTCCAGGAAGGCCGCACCGAGCGCACGGAGGACGTCCTCAAGAGCGGCGACATCACCAAGGTGAAGCTGCTCGCGATCGACGAGAAGGGGCGGCTGCGGCTGTCCCGCAAGGCGGCGCTGGCGGAGGCAGGGGCCGAGGCCCCGCTGGCGGAGGCTCCCTCCGCCTGAGGCACGGCGTCCTGTACCGGGTTCCGGCCGCGTCGCCGAAAGGCGACGGCGGATGACGCCTTCGGCGCGGAACAAGACGGCGCGCGTCCGGCCCCTGGGGTCGGCGCGCGCCGCTGCGCAGGAGCCGGCGTTCGCGCGCACGGTGCTGGACGGCGGCCTCACCGTGCTCACCGAGCGCGTTCCCGGCGTGCGTTCCGTGTCGACCGGCGTGTGGGTGAGAGCCGGCGGCGCCCACGAGGCGCCCGAGCGGCTGGGCGTGAGCCACCTGCTCGAGCACATGGTCTTCAAGGGCTCCGAGCGCCGCAGCGCGCGCGACTTCGCCATCGAGCTGGAGAGCCGCGGCGGCTCCCTCGACGCCTACACCTCCCGCGAACACACCGCCTACACCGCGCGCGTCCTGGACACCGACCTGGACGTGGCGCTCGACGTGCTCTCCGACCTCGTGCTGAACCCGCTGCTGCGCGAGCAGGATCTGGCGCTGGAGCGCGAGGTGGTGCTGGAGGAGATCGCGCAGGTGGACGACACCCCCGACGACCTCGTCTTCGAGCTGCACGGCGCGCGGCTGTGGCCCGGACACCCCTACGGGCGGCCCATCCTGGGCACGCGCGACACCGTGGGCGCGCTCACCGTCGCGGACCTGCGCGAGCTGCACGGCTCCGCGTACGGCGCTCGCAGCATGGTCGTGGCGGCCGCCGGCAACGTGGATCACTCCGAGTTCGTGGATTTGGTCGGGCGCCTGTTCGAGGCCGGCGCGGGGGACGACGGAGCCGACGCCGAGGACATCCCGTTGCCCACCGTCCCGCAGCCCGGACACACGCGCGTCGAGCGCGACACCGCCCAGACGCACATCGTCGCCGCGTGCCCCACGCCCGGCCACGCGGACCCGCTGCGCTACGCCATGGTGCTCGTCTCGAACGCGTTCGGCGGCGGCATGAGCTCGCGCCTCTTCCAGCGCATCCGCGAGGAGCTGGGGCTGTCCTACACGGTCTACGCGTTCCAGGCATTCTATCGCCTGGCGGGCGTGGCGGGCGCCTACCTGGGCACCCGCCCCGAGTGGGCGGAGCGCGCCACCGACGCGCTGCGCGACGAGTGCCGGAGGCTCGCGGCCGAGGGGTTGACCGCCGACGAGCTGGAGGACGGCCGCAACCAACTCAAGGGCAGCCTGCTGCTGTCCCTGGAGTCGACCAGCGCGCGGCTGCAGCGTCTGGTGGG encodes the following:
- a CDS encoding pitrilysin family protein, with the protein product MTPSARNKTARVRPLGSARAAAQEPAFARTVLDGGLTVLTERVPGVRSVSTGVWVRAGGAHEAPERLGVSHLLEHMVFKGSERRSARDFAIELESRGGSLDAYTSREHTAYTARVLDTDLDVALDVLSDLVLNPLLREQDLALEREVVLEEIAQVDDTPDDLVFELHGARLWPGHPYGRPILGTRDTVGALTVADLRELHGSAYGARSMVVAAAGNVDHSEFVDLVGRLFEAGAGDDGADAEDIPLPTVPQPGHTRVERDTAQTHIVAACPTPGHADPLRYAMVLVSNAFGGGMSSRLFQRIREELGLSYTVYAFQAFYRLAGVAGAYLGTRPEWAERATDALRDECRRLAAEGLTADELEDGRNQLKGSLLLSLESTSARLQRLVGAELYGEPWLTPDELAAKIDAVSAEDAARAAAVAFDPDRQVLLQLGPMGPSTGE